The Candidatus Manganitrophus noduliformans genome includes a window with the following:
- the rsmB gene encoding 16S rRNA (cytosine(967)-C(5))-methyltransferase RsmB produces MFLLAESELRQDDLSALIDRYLTAHPMERRDRALLTELVYGILRQRGYLDWQIDHFSKVKKIHPAIRNILRLGLYQLLFLNKIPPSAAVNTSVELAKEEEGIAASRLVNGLLRNILRQKDHLPAPDPKGDPVVFISVATSHPDWMVRRWLARWGREKTFQFCQSNNEVPTTTLRTNVLKIRREELVKRLEAEGATVALSTLSPHTLFVRGISVSSLPSYREGLFYVQDEGAQLISDLVDPKPGESLLDFCAAPGGKTTHLAELAGGRAHVTATDIHADRLHLIRENLSRLQTPGIEIETLAQATATERRYDRILIDAPCSALGILRRIPEGKWRKKPSIIPDYAKEQRQILEQALKHLKVGGRLIYATCSTEPEENEEQTAAFEAAHPELKREDPRESLPEGARKYVDERNHFTTRFNSDKMDQFFAVRWIRIA; encoded by the coding sequence TTGTTTCTCTTGGCTGAATCGGAATTGCGCCAGGACGATCTGAGCGCCTTAATCGATCGTTATCTGACGGCTCATCCGATGGAGCGGCGTGATCGGGCGCTGCTGACCGAGCTGGTCTACGGCATCCTCCGCCAGCGAGGCTATCTCGACTGGCAGATCGATCATTTCTCCAAAGTCAAAAAAATCCACCCGGCGATTCGGAACATCCTTCGACTCGGGCTTTACCAGCTTCTGTTTCTTAACAAGATTCCTCCTTCCGCAGCAGTGAACACTTCGGTAGAGCTGGCGAAGGAGGAAGAGGGGATCGCCGCCTCCCGGCTGGTCAACGGTTTACTTAGAAACATCCTCCGGCAGAAAGATCATCTCCCCGCTCCCGATCCGAAGGGAGATCCGGTCGTGTTCATTTCGGTCGCCACTTCTCACCCGGATTGGATGGTCCGCCGATGGCTCGCCCGTTGGGGCCGAGAAAAAACATTCCAGTTCTGCCAATCCAATAACGAAGTCCCAACGACCACGCTTCGAACCAATGTCTTAAAGATCAGAAGAGAAGAGCTGGTGAAGCGGCTGGAGGCGGAAGGGGCGACGGTCGCCCTCTCAACGCTTTCTCCCCACACACTTTTTGTTCGAGGTATTTCTGTCTCCTCCCTTCCTTCTTATCGGGAGGGGCTTTTTTATGTTCAGGACGAAGGGGCACAATTGATCTCCGATCTGGTCGATCCAAAACCGGGAGAGAGCCTCCTCGATTTTTGTGCCGCGCCGGGAGGAAAGACGACCCATCTGGCCGAGTTAGCGGGCGGGCGGGCACACGTGACGGCGACCGATATCCATGCCGATCGGCTTCATCTCATTCGGGAGAATCTCAGCCGTCTGCAGACACCCGGTATTGAGATAGAAACGCTCGCTCAGGCAACAGCCACTGAACGGCGTTATGACCGCATTCTAATTGATGCCCCTTGCTCGGCTCTTGGAATTCTGCGGCGGATTCCCGAAGGGAAGTGGCGGAAGAAGCCGTCGATCATCCCCGACTATGCCAAGGAGCAGCGGCAGATTCTGGAGCAGGCGTTGAAGCATCTCAAAGTCGGCGGCCGATTGATCTATGCGACCTGCTCCACCGAGCCGGAAGAGAATGAAGAGCAGACGGCGGCCTTTGAAGCGGCCCATCCGGAGCTAAAGAGAGAAGATCCCCGGGAGAGTCTTCCCGAGGGTGCCCGGAAGTATGTTGATGAGCGGAATCATTTTACAACGCGCTTCAATTCGGATAAAATGGACCAGTTTTTCGCCGTCCGTTGGATCCGCATCGCGTAG
- a CDS encoding phenylalanine--tRNA ligase subunit alpha, translating into MEENEILKLAESLHPLERKVLPIFQGQARLDEEEILRKEPSLQPSQLSMALGWLLSKEVIKVIEEQRQELVSLTEVGRSYAAQKNPALRMADEIRSRGQVPIRELQQRTDMEPDEKSGAIGALKETGAVRVVPGGLLEIADPSKLAEFEQLQAVIGRLSQTSEESEMTALSSEDQATIAAYHRKRGKSKGIFRVNERITRIYAPTERFGPLYERSQSVGGAEEVGTLTPEMLKEGSWRGKKFRKYNIQLPPPRIVGGRKHPYRSFLDQVKQKFISMGFEEMRGPLVESEFWDMDALYMPQFHPAREIHDVYFVEGIDEQIPEKVVARVADAHRNGGETGSRGWRYPFDVQRTRRLVLRSQGTAVSARTLGGKPKIPGKYFSIARCFRYDQVDATHAPDFFQVEGIVLGQEIHFRTLLGLLTLFAKEVARAEEIKFLPAYFPFTEPSVEMHVRHPKLGWMELGGAGLFRPEVTNPLGVDVPVIAWGLGLDRMAMVALGISDIRDLFSPDLGLIREKRTVQEGLG; encoded by the coding sequence GTGGAAGAGAATGAAATTTTAAAGCTGGCGGAGAGCCTCCATCCCCTTGAGCGGAAGGTCCTGCCCATTTTTCAGGGGCAAGCGCGCCTGGATGAAGAAGAGATCCTCCGGAAGGAGCCGTCGCTGCAACCCTCCCAGCTGTCGATGGCGCTCGGATGGCTCCTTTCGAAAGAAGTGATCAAGGTGATTGAGGAGCAGCGGCAGGAGCTGGTTTCGTTGACCGAGGTCGGCCGATCGTATGCCGCGCAGAAAAACCCGGCGCTCCGAATGGCCGACGAGATCCGCTCGCGGGGCCAGGTTCCGATCCGGGAGCTTCAGCAGCGGACCGACATGGAGCCGGATGAGAAGAGCGGGGCGATCGGCGCCCTCAAGGAGACCGGCGCGGTCCGTGTGGTGCCCGGCGGACTGTTGGAGATTGCCGATCCCTCCAAGCTTGCAGAGTTCGAGCAACTTCAGGCAGTGATTGGTCGACTCTCTCAGACCTCGGAAGAGTCGGAGATGACGGCCCTCTCTTCTGAAGACCAAGCGACGATTGCGGCCTATCATCGGAAGCGGGGGAAGTCGAAGGGGATTTTCCGGGTCAATGAGCGGATCACCCGGATTTATGCGCCGACGGAGCGTTTTGGTCCGCTCTACGAGCGGAGTCAGTCGGTGGGGGGGGCCGAAGAGGTCGGTACCCTCACCCCCGAAATGCTGAAAGAGGGGAGTTGGAGGGGAAAAAAATTCAGAAAATATAATATCCAGCTTCCCCCTCCCCGAATCGTCGGCGGCCGGAAGCATCCCTATCGAAGCTTCCTCGATCAGGTGAAACAGAAGTTCATCTCAATGGGGTTCGAAGAGATGCGCGGCCCGCTGGTGGAGAGTGAGTTCTGGGACATGGACGCCCTCTACATGCCGCAGTTTCATCCGGCGCGGGAGATTCACGACGTCTACTTCGTGGAAGGGATCGACGAACAAATTCCAGAGAAGGTGGTGGCGCGGGTGGCCGATGCGCATCGAAACGGCGGGGAGACCGGCTCGCGCGGCTGGCGTTATCCCTTCGATGTGCAGCGGACCCGGCGGTTGGTTCTCCGGAGCCAGGGAACGGCGGTTTCGGCCCGGACGCTCGGGGGGAAGCCGAAAATTCCCGGGAAGTACTTCTCGATTGCGCGTTGTTTCCGGTACGATCAGGTCGATGCGACCCACGCGCCCGACTTCTTTCAGGTGGAAGGGATCGTTCTGGGACAGGAGATTCATTTCCGCACCCTGCTGGGGCTTCTGACCCTCTTTGCAAAAGAGGTCGCGCGGGCGGAGGAGATCAAGTTTCTTCCGGCCTACTTCCCCTTCACGGAGCCGTCGGTCGAAATGCACGTCCGGCATCCGAAGCTCGGTTGGATGGAGTTGGGCGGCGCGGGGCTCTTCCGCCCGGAGGTAACGAACCCGCTGGGGGTCGACGTTCCGGTGATTGCCTGGGGACTGGGGTTGGATCGGATGGCGATGGTGGCGCTGGGGATCTCCGATATTCGGGATCTCTTCTCGCCCGACCTTGGATTGATCCGCGAAAAACGAACGGTACAGGAAGGACTGGGTTAG
- the rpe gene encoding ribulose-phosphate 3-epimerase produces the protein MTPSGRSGSGNKGRKIAPSILSADFSRLGEEIKAVDAAGADWIHIDVMDGRFVPNLTVGPLIVEAAKKVTALPLDVHLMIVEPDHLIPEFIKEGATSVTVHVEACPHLHRTIQLIKQQGARAGVSLNPATPISAIEEIIDEIDLLLLMSVNPGFGGQKFIPKVLDKIRAARKMIDARGLAIDLEVDGGIKATNARQLAEAGVDVFVAGSAIFESEDYRATIRQFREEIT, from the coding sequence ATGACACCATCCGGTCGATCCGGTTCTGGAAACAAGGGAAGGAAGATCGCGCCGTCGATCTTGTCGGCCGACTTCTCCCGGCTGGGGGAAGAGATCAAGGCGGTTGACGCGGCGGGGGCCGACTGGATCCATATCGATGTGATGGACGGCCGGTTCGTTCCGAATCTGACGGTCGGGCCGTTGATCGTCGAGGCGGCGAAGAAGGTCACGGCACTTCCGCTCGATGTTCATCTGATGATCGTCGAGCCGGATCATCTCATTCCCGAATTCATCAAAGAAGGAGCCACTTCGGTCACGGTCCATGTAGAAGCCTGTCCGCATCTTCACCGGACGATTCAGCTGATCAAACAACAAGGGGCGCGCGCGGGGGTTTCGTTGAATCCGGCGACCCCGATTTCGGCGATCGAAGAGATCATCGACGAGATCGATCTTCTCCTGTTGATGTCGGTGAATCCCGGCTTCGGAGGGCAGAAGTTTATCCCGAAGGTTCTCGATAAAATTCGGGCCGCCCGGAAGATGATCGATGCGCGAGGACTCGCGATCGATCTGGAAGTCGACGGCGGAATCAAGGCGACTAACGCGCGTCAGCTCGCCGAGGCGGGGGTCGATGTTTTCGTCGCCGGCTCTGCGATTTTTGAGAGCGAGGACTATCGAGCGACGATCCGTCAATTTCGCGAAGAGATTACATAA
- the htpX gene encoding zinc metalloprotease HtpX — MNALKTTFFLTLLTVLLVFAGKALGGNQGMILAFGFALVMNGISYWFSDKIVLKMYRAQPVTEADAPQLYNIVADLAMRAKMPMPKVYLIDNPTPNAFATGRNPEHAAVAVTTGIMRILNREELTGVLAHELSHVRHRDILISTVAATVAGAISMLANMAQWAMIFGGFGGRSGDREGGMSGLGAIVMIILAPIAAMMIQMAVSRSREFEADAGGAKLCGNPLWLAEALRKLHVGVQRVPMDANPATAHMFIVSPLRGGGMMSLFSTHPPMEERIARLEAMVYGRR; from the coding sequence GTGAACGCATTGAAAACAACCTTTTTCCTGACCCTATTAACGGTTCTGCTTGTGTTTGCGGGGAAAGCGTTGGGTGGAAATCAGGGGATGATCCTGGCGTTTGGTTTTGCTCTGGTGATGAATGGTATCAGCTATTGGTTTTCGGATAAAATCGTTTTGAAAATGTATCGGGCTCAACCGGTCACCGAGGCCGACGCGCCGCAGCTCTACAACATTGTCGCCGACCTGGCGATGCGGGCGAAGATGCCGATGCCTAAGGTCTACCTCATCGACAATCCGACCCCGAATGCTTTTGCGACCGGCCGTAATCCGGAGCATGCCGCGGTGGCGGTAACCACCGGGATCATGCGGATTCTGAACCGGGAAGAATTAACCGGTGTCTTGGCGCATGAGCTTTCTCACGTTCGGCATCGCGATATCCTCATTTCAACCGTCGCGGCGACGGTGGCCGGCGCCATCTCGATGTTGGCCAACATGGCGCAGTGGGCGATGATTTTCGGCGGTTTCGGCGGTCGGTCGGGTGACCGCGAAGGGGGGATGAGCGGATTGGGGGCGATCGTCATGATTATCCTGGCGCCGATCGCGGCGATGATGATCCAGATGGCGGTCTCCCGTTCCAGAGAGTTCGAAGCCGATGCCGGCGGGGCGAAGCTCTGCGGCAATCCGCTCTGGCTGGCCGAGGCGCTGCGGAAGCTGCATGTCGGTGTTCAGCGGGTACCGATGGATGCCAACCCGGCGACCGCGCATATGTTCATCGTCAGCCCCTTGCGAGGGGGCGGGATGATGTCGCTCTTCTCGACCCATCCTCCGATGGAGGAGCGGATTGCTCGGCTGGAAGCAATGGTCTACGGCCGAAGATAA
- the fmt gene encoding methionyl-tRNA formyltransferase, which produces MPATNPKRLRAVFMGTPDFALPTFEALAASEEIIAVVTQPDRPKGRGEILTPPPIKIAALKRSIPVSQPERIRKDPAFIQHLSQLAPDVIIVVAFGQILPESVLKIPRFGCINVHASLLPKYRGAAPIQWAIIRGERETGVTTMQMDPGMDTGPMLLRRSVPIEPSDTAATLSPRLAKIGASVLVETLSILKEGKLAPITQDHSQATLAPLLKKEDGLISWEESAEAISHRARGVDPWPGTTTFYQGKRWKITELHIGSREGEWGRPGEIIRLSEKGLEVAAGMGYILINELQPEGGRRMTAWEYAAGHPIQERTVLHR; this is translated from the coding sequence ATGCCCGCAACAAACCCGAAGCGGCTGCGCGCTGTTTTCATGGGGACTCCCGACTTCGCTCTTCCCACGTTCGAGGCGCTCGCCGCGTCTGAAGAGATCATTGCCGTCGTCACTCAGCCTGATCGTCCGAAGGGACGCGGCGAGATCTTAACCCCTCCTCCGATTAAAATAGCTGCTCTCAAGCGGTCGATCCCGGTTTCACAACCGGAGCGGATTCGAAAAGATCCCGCTTTCATCCAACATCTCTCTCAACTCGCGCCCGATGTCATTATTGTCGTCGCCTTCGGCCAGATTCTTCCGGAGTCGGTGTTGAAGATCCCGCGATTCGGCTGCATCAATGTCCATGCTTCCCTCTTGCCGAAGTACCGCGGGGCGGCGCCGATTCAGTGGGCGATCATCCGGGGAGAGCGGGAGACCGGGGTGACGACGATGCAAATGGACCCCGGAATGGATACCGGACCGATGTTGCTTCGGCGTTCTGTCCCGATCGAGCCAAGCGATACGGCGGCGACCCTTTCTCCGCGCCTGGCGAAGATCGGCGCGTCGGTGTTGGTCGAAACCCTCTCTATTTTGAAGGAGGGGAAGCTCGCTCCGATCACGCAAGATCATTCGCAGGCGACTCTGGCGCCCCTTCTTAAAAAAGAAGACGGCCTCATCAGTTGGGAGGAGAGCGCCGAGGCGATCTCTCATCGGGCAAGAGGGGTCGATCCCTGGCCGGGGACGACGACCTTCTATCAGGGAAAACGCTGGAAGATCACAGAACTTCATATCGGAAGCCGGGAGGGAGAATGGGGCCGGCCGGGTGAAATCATCCGTCTTTCCGAGAAAGGACTTGAAGTGGCCGCGGGGATGGGTTATATCTTAATCAATGAATTGCAGCCGGAAGGGGGTCGGAGGATGACCGCTTGGGAGTATGCGGCAGGTCACCCGATCCAAGAACGGACTGTTCTACACCGATAA
- the pheT gene encoding phenylalanine--tRNA ligase subunit beta: MPTIEIKISDFESLLGKGKISEAELESLLEYVKGEVKDFLPKEDTAKIELNDSNRPDLWCSEGIARQVLLIESKRKNHPFFTDRKGTADRKVTVAKELKSIRPYLAACVARGMRVTDPILVQLIQTQEKLAEIFGRKRQTVSIGLYRLPKIVFPVRYEVADPVKTRFTPLGFDQPMSLAEILARHPKGVAYAHTLKGADRYPILIDAKEQILSFPPIINSREIGEVQVGDSELFVEVTGSDLRMVLLALNIFAANLSDRGATIEPVTVQFPEETAFGREIVMPLDFSAPLEVTLDDFNQVLGEKVTREEVTSLLSRYGYTLSGEGKPFRVTAPPYRDDMMHPIDVIEDFVISRGIAHFEPEMPSTFTVGSLSPLERLSDRLREEMVGLGLQEVFSNVLGSRQEFVERMRVEQVGKERPEGRLIEIKNPMTERFSILRPWLLPSLLRVENASSKAFYPHRIFEVGEVARFTASGEETETRVHLAALMAHPTANFSELHAVLEAFCYNLSLRYRLEAISHPTFIEGRAGAIFVGEREAGIIGEIDPEVLTRWQIGMPAAAFEIDIESLDQNKKG; the protein is encoded by the coding sequence ATGCCGACGATTGAGATCAAAATCAGCGATTTTGAATCGCTCCTGGGAAAAGGAAAGATCAGCGAGGCCGAACTTGAATCGCTCCTGGAGTATGTGAAGGGGGAGGTGAAGGATTTTCTTCCCAAGGAAGATACCGCCAAGATCGAATTAAACGACAGCAACCGTCCCGACCTTTGGTGCTCGGAGGGCATTGCGCGCCAGGTCCTCCTGATCGAATCGAAGCGGAAGAACCATCCATTTTTTACCGATCGGAAGGGGACAGCGGATCGGAAGGTGACGGTGGCGAAGGAATTAAAGTCGATCCGCCCCTATTTGGCGGCCTGTGTGGCGAGGGGGATGCGGGTGACCGATCCGATCCTGGTTCAGCTCATCCAAACTCAGGAGAAGCTGGCGGAGATCTTCGGGCGAAAACGCCAGACGGTTTCGATCGGCCTTTACCGTCTTCCGAAAATTGTCTTCCCGGTCCGGTACGAAGTGGCCGATCCGGTGAAAACCCGCTTCACGCCGCTCGGCTTCGATCAACCGATGAGTCTTGCCGAAATCCTCGCACGCCATCCGAAAGGAGTGGCCTACGCCCACACATTGAAGGGGGCCGATCGTTATCCGATCTTGATCGATGCGAAAGAGCAGATCCTCTCCTTCCCGCCGATCATCAACAGCCGCGAGATCGGGGAGGTCCAGGTGGGGGATTCCGAGCTTTTTGTCGAAGTGACCGGGAGTGATCTGCGGATGGTGTTGCTGGCGCTGAATATCTTTGCCGCCAACCTTTCCGACCGCGGGGCGACGATCGAGCCGGTCACCGTCCAATTCCCGGAGGAGACCGCGTTCGGAAGAGAGATCGTGATGCCGCTCGACTTCTCCGCTCCTTTGGAGGTGACCCTGGATGATTTCAACCAGGTGCTCGGGGAGAAGGTGACGCGGGAAGAGGTGACCTCTCTTCTCTCTCGTTACGGCTATACCCTTTCCGGCGAAGGGAAGCCGTTTCGGGTGACCGCCCCGCCCTATCGGGATGACATGATGCACCCGATCGATGTGATCGAAGATTTCGTGATCAGCCGCGGCATTGCCCATTTTGAGCCGGAGATGCCGTCGACCTTCACCGTCGGATCGCTTTCGCCGCTGGAGCGGCTCTCCGACCGACTTCGAGAGGAGATGGTCGGCTTGGGTCTTCAAGAGGTCTTCTCGAATGTCCTTGGTTCCCGCCAGGAGTTTGTGGAGCGGATGCGAGTCGAGCAGGTGGGGAAAGAGCGGCCGGAAGGGCGTCTGATCGAGATCAAAAATCCGATGACGGAGCGTTTTTCCATTTTGCGCCCTTGGCTTCTGCCGTCGTTGCTGCGGGTAGAGAACGCCAGCTCCAAGGCCTTTTATCCCCATCGGATTTTCGAGGTCGGCGAGGTGGCGCGGTTCACGGCGTCGGGAGAAGAGACGGAGACCCGCGTTCATCTCGCGGCGTTGATGGCGCATCCGACCGCCAACTTCTCCGAACTGCACGCCGTCCTGGAGGCCTTCTGTTACAACCTTTCGCTTCGCTATCGATTGGAGGCGATCTCTCACCCGACCTTCATCGAGGGGCGGGCCGGGGCGATTTTCGTCGGGGAGCGGGAGGCTGGAATTATCGGTGAGATCGATCCTGAGGTCCTGACCCGGTGGCAGATCGGAATGCCGGCGGCGGCGTTTGAGATCGACATTGAATCTCTCGACCAAAATAAAAAGGGATGA